Sequence from the Rutidosis leptorrhynchoides isolate AG116_Rl617_1_P2 chromosome 3, CSIRO_AGI_Rlap_v1, whole genome shotgun sequence genome:
TTGTTTTCTATCATTTGTTGTGGCATTTACTATACTAGTCTGCCTGAACGGGGATTGGTACTTACTCGAGGGACTCGATTGGGTTTTTCGGATACTAGGGATGTCCTTGGTTGCAGGCCTCGGTTATGTGCTCGATTGGGTTTTTCGGATACTAGGGATGTCCTTGGTTGCAGGCCTCGTTTATGTGTTCTGGGATTGCCCGCTGAACGTTTTGGTTGTGCGGTTTTCGATGAGTGACAGTCGCGGGATTGGATACGGGATCGGGTTTATTTGTTTGAAGATAATAAGAATACAGATATGTTCCAAATGGCGTGTTCATTGATGAACTGTGGAAGTTAATAACAATACGGATATGTCCCAAATGCTTGTCTTGTGGAAGTTAATAGTACCATTAAAGAAAGGTTGATAATGTTATTGATGGGTTTTCCAAGGTAGTTTACTGCCATATGTGTGCGACTGTGCGTTATCTACTAGAGTCTGAAACTCTTAACCTTTTTGTATAGATGAACTTGATTATGTGTAAGGCCACtctctatcgtaactaaactattcatcatcttaatcttccacatcagcgccacatcaacaccaatatcctataactaactcataattaaacactccctataatggctaaaacaatactcctcttaatatacaacgtacaagcaataaagcatcaagtccaacaataaaaagccactggacccacaattcctataactaaacttaaaacttccgttaaatccatggtgaatgcgggtaactaaagcgggtaatgagcccgtgcctatggttagttacgggtaatgtgCGGGTAACGGTCGGGTAACTAACGATAGGGGGTGGTCTAATATATGAATGTGTTTGGACTTTGGATTAAACGAGGGTTGGTAGACAAAACACGAAAGGAGAGAATAAaagttaccattttgccccttatgaATAGTAATTAAACGACAACTCAAAAAAGATAAAATGATAGTGATGGCTTGCATTTGTTGTTAGTATGTAGTATAATGAAGAAGCATTGAAACACATTGATGCGAAATATGTTGTATGATCATATATGCACTTGACCACATATCTGGAAATCAAAAAGAAATTATATTAAAACAATCACAAAATGACCAAAAGTCCAAAACATTCCAGCTTAAATAGAATAATAAAAAATCATATAGTATAACAGATTAAAACTTGATATACcgtgcttaaaaaaaaaaaaataattcagCAAAACAGAGGTAAAAACTAGATAAACCTTTCAAATGTGTTATGTATTTGTGTATAAAATTTCAAAATTGAATTTGAATGTGAGGTGAAAAACTATCAGAATTAAACAATTCTTTCATAAAAAAGTAAGCTAGCTTGTGCAGCAAGAACATCTTCCTCCAAGACCCTGTAAACTTGGCTATCCGAAACTCCAACCCAATTTACATTAACCGACGCTTCATCAACTTCGGAATCCTTTATATTGCTACTTATTCTTCTGTAAACAGTATAATGTCCACTTCCCGTATTTCCAAAGTGCTCCACAACCGAAACAAGATTGTACATATTATTTGCATTTGGCATCAAACTAAAAGTCTCAAGTACCTGAACAATATATAGCAATAAACATTAACATTGACCTACATAAGCTTATGCAAAAACAAAAAGGTGCACATAATTTTGAGGTCAGACAAACCTTGTTTTCTTGATGGGTACTAGTTTGTTCCTTGTGAATTTCTAtactgtcgtcaacttttgatgccGGCTGTCTCAATATTTGATCCAACATGTATGTATGAGATTGTAATTGTATAATATCAGAATTACGAATCGGTTGTTGATTTTGCTGCATAAGTCTACCAATTGGCAAATTCTGCTCAGAATGTTCTATTTCAACTCCTTTGTTTTGGAACAGTGACATATCCAAAGTCAAAGGGAAACGAATATGACCCTATAATTACAATAATTGGTTATTGATAATAGAGCGAAACAATATTCACACGAAAGTTCCTGTAAAAAATATTAAGTACCTGGAGCTTAATTGAATTCCCAAACACATCTACTGAAGCACGTTGTAAGTTAAGACACAATATCTACAATAATATGAACATGTTCATTATAGATAGTGATAGAAGATTATCAATAATGGTTAAACTGTTAGAGATAGATATTTCAACCCATTTTACTTGTAATGGGTCAAgcggtttttattttatttttatttctagcagATCATATAACTactaaaaatatataaactttGTAGTCATATCCAACCTCTATTAAAAAAATGTGACATATTTTTTTAAACATGAGACTGACGGATAGAAATAAAGCCAGTCATGGTATCGTTACCTGTGGACAACGTGCAATATGTAATTGCTTGAAAGTGCGCGAATAGTTATTAGACCAAGGTATTGAACCAAGAGATGGTAGATTTTTGCAGGCACATGTATCTTGCTTGTTACAGCTTCGAAGTATTTCAATATCTCTCTGGCAATTTTGGAAATGAATGTTAGTATAACTCATAGAAAACAAACAATATTAAATCTTGAACCGATGATAATAGACTAGTCAAGATTAAGTAAGTAGCGTTCATAATTAAATGAAACTATTAATTAACTTGGTAGGTAACTTACCTCATTCTTATTTGAGAGAGATAAATACCTAATGGCAGTAATATGCCAACAAGAAGTGCAAAAATAGTTTTCAAGCCGTTCTGCAACAAGATATTGCTTCAAGCAATCTTCTATCGAGCATCCGGGTCTCTGATACAATCGGAAAACaagaaatttttatattaatattcctTACAAGTCTGCCTAGTGGTCGGGGCCCTtagttccttgcaagaggtctcaggttcgaatcccgtctagggtgaatatttagtggtggccagggaagggttggaaacggCCAGGGAGTAATCCTGCAGGGCTGCGTACATAAGAGTAtgtggtcggattactcgccctcccgggtagcccgaacaaggaaaaccttctacctttaaTTCCTTACCAGTCTGCAATTTAGAGGAGCAAATTTGAAAAACTTGCTAACAACGAAATGAGTTGAACATGTTAAGCAAACTAAATTCGCTTAATCTAATTACGCATAAACCTTCTAGATTAATTTATTCAGAAAATAGATGTTATCGCAACAATATGGTTTGTGAAATTCCATATTAGCACATTAACTAATTAtgcataaagaaaaaaaaaaagatttaagGTCGATCCAGCTTGGTCCGAGTAACAATGAAATCTACTCATTTTGACCATTACCAAAAACATGCCCATTTGACACCCctattatatatctaatatatactTGTATAGTAAGAAATCCAAGAAAATAAAAGATATAAAGAGTTTAGAAACATACAATAAAACCAACCCCATATGTAGATAGTGAAAGGTACAAGCAATTAAAGAATTGATAATCCAAAGAAATCTGCAAAACGGATAAAACAAACATGAAATCTGTAACCTCTTTACTTCTTAATTATGTATCAAAAACATTATTATTGATTTGGTATGATTGCAAGGTAAAAGTTATAAGTGCCAATGAGCGTTATAGAGACTACCTTTGAAAGTCACAACCAATGTTATGCTATTAAAAATGTATGATGTTTCATAAAATTGTTACAATAAATCGTGTTCTAAAGACAACATAAATATTAGAGGTGAAAATATGGGTGGGTCCAGTCCCGAGCCAAAAAAGGTGATGAGAGTAGATGCGCACACACACATATTGTTTTTTTTTCCTTATACAAGTAATCTAATCTTATAAAGTATGATTAAGATGTATATTATCACAAAGATGATCTAATCCTACTCTGATGTAAATGAATTTAGGAGGTTTTATGCATTTGAAGTATAACAAAAAACAATTTTCTTACAATGATTTGGCAAATGCGGAAttgtgttttgttgttgttgtagtacatttttacaatgataatctaaataactaaatatataatataaaataacttTGAAACAAATAACTTCCAGCCCGTTCTTACGTTTAAAACTTTTTATTTGACTGGACCGAGAACAGTCCACCTTTAATAGTAATATAGCAGATATATGTTTATATTTGAAGGCTGAATAAAAAGAAGGAAAAAACAGAAGTACCATTCAACCTGAAACGAACAGCTTTGGCAAGTTAAAACGCTTCCAACAATCCCGTTAAACGGGCCAAGAAAACTTTGAGCCCATTTTTCAAGCTCACTTAAAATATCACGTCTCTCTGCAGTAATAATACGCCTACTTAACGTAGTTGCAACAGCCAGAGAACTATTATTTGAGGCAAAATATTCTGAGCATTCTTCTCTTAATGAAGACAACATGTGGGCTAATGCTTCTTCAGCATCCTGATCAAAAGTGAAAATATATATGAAAAAGATATAATGTTTGGGTCGTGTAacgggtcaaatgaattcatgttaACTCACACAATCTTAACGAGTCAAAACGGCACTTTTCTCATGAAATTTCATAAACATTACACAGACTTTTGACCAATTTGACTTGTTTGACCATAAGAAAGAAAACATAACCAACCCAACCCATTCATAAGTGTGTGGGTCAACTTCACCCCTCTAGTATAGGCAACGGGCTCATGTGCCGATGATAATACTATAATAGCCATTACCTGCTGATTAGTTAGATTAAAATCTGGAGTGTAATAAGCCATTGCAAGCATCACTTTGCGTGGACTTAATACCTTTCTTTTGTCTAGAACAACGCATAGTTCTACAAAAAATGTGAGTTCCATTAGATGATAGTGTAAATAGAAATTAAGTATTTTACAAAATACTGGACTGATAAACTAGCAAGTAGCAATTATAATGAAGAGTTTAACTTAAGTTTAATACTGCATGTCGAAATTTGTTGTGTATCAAAACGTTTAATTGCTTGGACTATCAAATGTTCTATTGTGTAATTGCATGTCTGATGATATTTTATAGCTTTTGTaactacttctaaatttactttaCTATAACTAACAAGATTCTTATCCAACACATCGCTTCACGGTTTTACCTTTTGACTTACAATTAAGATACTTGTCTTGTGATAATGAACAAAGTGAGAAGTAACTCAGTAAGCATAGTCGAAAATAATCCAATAACTAAAAAAGCTCATTATAATAATTAATTGACTAAATTTATACACTTGGAAATAAAAAAGGTCATATCTTGATTTTATTCTTACCTTGCAATAGATTATTCAAAGAGACTGCAAGTGGCATATCTTCAATTCCTTCCGATAATGGTGAAGCTTCAAATTCCTCAACAATTTTATCGAGATGGCTTATAAAACAAGAGCAACTAGCCAAAGCCTACCAAATATCCAATTCAATATTCACATATTGATCAAAATTTACTTCTAACGAGTCGATAAGAATCATGACATATAATAGCAACTTATACTTAAAAGTGTACACATTCATACAGGCATACAGCATACACAATTTTGCACACCAAAGCATTGAAATTTCATATGATGTGACACTTATTTACGAAAAAGACTTTTGCAATTGATTGCCATCATCTCTAGTTGTACATGAATAAACTGCTGCTTATTACTTACTGCACTTTTTAAACGCAATTAGCACTTTTCAAGTGTTTGTGTACTGTTGTATTTTGGCTTGAATCAAAAGTAAAGAACTTTTTGAGCAATGAGCTTATAAACACAAAAAAAAATATGCAGTCCCAAAATAAAATACATCAAAAATCAAAATACACATGTTCAAATAAAAAATATAAAGCATAAAACAACTAAATAAGTTGCGAGATATAACAATACCTGCAAGACTACATTCAGGAAACAATTGTTACCAAGATTTTGCAATCCGGGAACAACCCACAAGTTTTCCGGCGATGATTCCGTCTCCGGCGAAGATGCCGACCAAGATAACAATAAATTATTAAAACCTTTTTTACCTCTACCATCTTTTAATGCAAAAATCAAACCAGCAACACTTATGATACTACTTGCTAAAGAGATTTGAAACCCAGATGAAG
This genomic interval carries:
- the LOC139896708 gene encoding ubiquitin carboxyl-terminal hydrolase 27, whose amino-acid sequence is MKIHGDIKLQSLFNSFKHGFKTVSHNTHWVTSSGFQISLASSIISVAGLIFALKDGRGKKGFNNLLLSWSASSPETESSPENLWVVPGLQNLGNNCFLNVVLQALASCSCFISHLDKIVEEFEASPLSEGIEDMPLAVSLNNLLQELCVVLDKRKVLSPRKVMLAMAYYTPDFNLTNQQDAEEALAHMLSSLREECSEYFASNNSSLAVATTLSRRIITAERRDILSELEKWAQSFLGPFNGIVGSVLTCQSCSFQISLDYQFFNCLYLSLSTYGVGFIRPGCSIEDCLKQYLVAERLENYFCTSCWHITAIRYLSLSNKNERDIEILRSCNKQDTCACKNLPSLGSIPWSNNYSRTFKQLHIARCPQILCLNLQRASVDVFGNSIKLQGHIRFPLTLDMSLFQNKGVEIEHSEQNLPIGRLMQQNQQPIRNSDIIQLQSHTYMLDQILRQPASKVDDSIEIHKEQTSTHQENKVLETFSLMPNANNMYNLVSVVEHFGNTGSGHYTVYRRISSNIKDSEVDEASVNVNWVGVSDSQVYRVLEEDVLAAQASLLFYERIV